One genomic window of Octopus bimaculoides isolate UCB-OBI-ISO-001 chromosome 2, ASM119413v2, whole genome shotgun sequence includes the following:
- the LOC106874682 gene encoding innexin unc-9, with protein sequence MGVKTVKDFKKWFLGSGDDDIVDKLSHTYTVTALLIFTVVVSSGTYIKHGISCWRPVLIPPSERKFMESMCWTGTLYYVPDDKKLSEKEYTTMVHYHLWIPIILLFQAFLFKAPNYFWLMLNKTSGLNVNKLVQLTNDLQMVSENERNKSIQQIASYIHKWIMVNRRLENVRQISQRNINILHIFTINKHRGTYLSGIYLISKIWYTLNAICQYFLLTFLLRLDFTTFGSKLLQESNSTKHYFPKVAYCNFQVRHQDITLTLKARCLLPINVLNEKIFIFLWFWFSFIAVLSCLSLLLWLYRLLVRQSYINFFFRFLKSKGYGTTRMDKIECKSFTDEYLKNDGILALRIVGKNSSYFVLSDLVEYLWNARTAENNPGNTSKF encoded by the coding sequence gggtgttaaaacagtgaaagattttaaaaaatggtttcttGGCAGCGGAGATGATGACATCGTCGATAAATTAAGCCATACATATACAGTCACTGCACTTCTTATATTTACTGTTGTCGTCAGTTCTGGCACTTATATAAAGCATGGAATCAGTTGTTGGAGGCCAGTGTTAATACCGCCATCAGAACGTAAGTTTATGGAAAGTATGTGCTGGACCGGTACTTTGTACTATGTACCTGATGACAAGAAACTAAGTGAAAAGGAATACACTACTATGGTCCATTATCATCTCTGGATTCCTATAATTCTATTATTCCAAGCATTTTTATTCAAGGCCCCCAATTATTTTTGGTTAATGTTGAATAAAACTTCTGGGTTGAATGTTAATAAATTAGTTCAACTTACAAATGATCTTCAAATGGTGTCAGAAAATGAACGAAATAAATCCATTCAGCAAATAGCTTCTTATATTCACAAATGGATTATGGTCaacaggagattggaaaatgTACGACAGATATCTCAGAGAAACattaacattttacatatattcacTATAAACAAGCATCGAGGTACATATCTGTCTGGAATTTATCTTATTAGCAAAATATGGTACACGCTGAATGCCATATGTCAATATTTCTTACTCACGTTTTTACTAAGGTTAGACTTTACCACATTCGGTTCAAAACTACTTCAAGAATCCAACTCAACAAAACATTATTTCCCTAAAGTTGCTTACTGTAACTTCCAAGTAAGACATCAAGATATAACTCTAACCTTGAAGGCCAGATGTTTACTACCGATTAATGTTCTTAATGAGAAGATTTTCATCTTTCTATGGTTTTGGTTCAGTTTTATTGCTGTTTTAAGCTGTTTAAGCCTACTTCTTTGGCTGTACAGACTACTTGTAAGGCAGAGCTATATCAATTTCTTCTTCAGATTCCTAAAATCTAAAGGCTATGGAACAACAAGAATGGATAAAATAGAATGTAAAAGTTTCACCGATGAATATCTTAAAAATGATGGAATACTGGCTTTAAGAATTGTTGGGAAAAACTCATCATATTTTGTGTTGTCTGATTTAGTGGAATATTTATGGAATGCTAGAACAGCTGAAAACAATCCTGGCAATACAAgtaaattttaa